From Coturnix japonica isolate 7356 chromosome 1, Coturnix japonica 2.1, whole genome shotgun sequence, the proteins below share one genomic window:
- the SESN3 gene encoding sestrin-3 isoform X1 produces MNRIGAGSIGGGGSAASAAGQYRVCGNCRKVPRQEKRVQVSPPLTRGPSAFIPENEVMQANGLDERTNLLVEEYSTSGRLDNITQVMSIHTQYLESFLRSQFYMLRMDGPLPLPYRHYIAIMAAARHQCSYLINMHVDEFLKTGGIAEWLNGLEYIPQRLKNLNEINKLLAHRPWLITKEHIQKLVKTGENNWSLPELVHAVVLLAHYHALASFVFGSGINPERDPDTSNGVRLIAVNNFCVCDLANDNNIENASLTSSNFGIADSLSELEALMERMKRLQEDKEDEEASQEEMDTRFEKEKKESLLVISGAFDDEIVSTDVSRYVEDPGFGYKDFARRGEDHLPTFRAQDYTWENHGFSLVNRLYSDIGHLLDEKFRMVYNLTYNTMATHEDVDTTTLRRALFNYVHCMYGIRYDDYDYGEVNQLLERSLKVYIKTVTCYPERTTKRMYDSYWRQFKHSEKVHVNLLLMEARMQAELLYALRAITRHLT; encoded by the exons gaaaaaagagtCCAAGTCTCTCCACCGTTAACAAGAGGACCAAGTGCCTTTATACCAGAGAATGAG GTGATGCAAGCAAATGGTTTGGATGAACGTACTAATCTTCTTGTGGAGGAATACTCTACATCTGGTCGCCTGGACAACATCACACAGGTCATGAGTATCCACACGCAGTACCTGGAGTCTTTCCTCCGCAGCCAGTTCTACATGCTGCGCATGGATGGGCCCCTTCCTTTGCCATATAGGCACTACATTGCTATAATG GCCGCTGCCAGACATCAGTGTTCCTACCTAATAAATATGCACGTTGATGAGTTTTTGAAGACTGGTGGGATCGCGGAATGGTTGAACGGTTTAGAATACATTCCCCAAAGGCTGAAAAATCTGAACGAAATAAACAAACTCCTTGCACACCGGCCCTGGCTGATCACGAAAGAGCACATTCAG aAACTTGTCAAGACTGGGGAAAATAATTGGTCTCTTCCTGAACTGGTGCATGCTGTTGTCCTGTTGGCACATTATCATGCCTTGGCAAGTTTTGTATTTGGTAGTGGCATTAATCCAGAGAGAGATCCGGATACATCTAATGGAGTCAGACTTATAGCAGTCAACAACTTCTGTGTCTGTGATCTTGCCAATGACAACAACATAGAAAATGCATCCCTCACAAGTAGCAACTTTGGG ATTGCAGATTCCCTAAGTGAGCTGGAGGCCTTGATGGAGAGGATGAAGAGGCTGCAAGAAgataaagaagatgaagaagccTCTCAGGAAGAAATGGACACTCGCTttgagaaggagaagaaggagagtCTGCTGGTAATTAGTGGAG catttgATGATGAAATAGTTTCTACGGATGTCTCCCGCTACGTTGAAGATCCTGGGTTTGGGTACAAAGACTTTGCACGGCGAGGAGAAGACCATCTGCCAACATTCAGAGCTCAG gaTTATACTTGGGAAAATCATGGCTTTTCCCTTGTAAACAGGCTTTATTCTGATATTGGGCATCTCCTTGATGAAAAGTTCCGGATGGTGTATAACCTCACCTATAACACTATGGCAACACATGAAGATGTTGATACAACTACTTTAAGAAGAGCTTTATTTAACTATGTCCACTGTATGTATGGAATCAG GTATGATGACTATGATTATGGAGAAGTTAATCAGCTACTTGAACGCAGCCTGAAGGTTTACATAAAGACAGTGACCTGCTACCCGGAGAGAACTACCAAGCGCATGTACGATAGTTACTGGCGTCAGTTCAAGCACTCGGAGAAG GTTCACGTCAATCTACTTCTAATGGAAGCTCGTATGCAAGCAGAACTTCTGTACGCCCTCCGTGCCATAACTCGTCACTTAACCTGA
- the SESN3 gene encoding sestrin-3 isoform X2: MPLNFKMTQLCEKRVQVSPPLTRGPSAFIPENEVMQANGLDERTNLLVEEYSTSGRLDNITQVMSIHTQYLESFLRSQFYMLRMDGPLPLPYRHYIAIMAAARHQCSYLINMHVDEFLKTGGIAEWLNGLEYIPQRLKNLNEINKLLAHRPWLITKEHIQKLVKTGENNWSLPELVHAVVLLAHYHALASFVFGSGINPERDPDTSNGVRLIAVNNFCVCDLANDNNIENASLTSSNFGIADSLSELEALMERMKRLQEDKEDEEASQEEMDTRFEKEKKESLLVISGAFDDEIVSTDVSRYVEDPGFGYKDFARRGEDHLPTFRAQDYTWENHGFSLVNRLYSDIGHLLDEKFRMVYNLTYNTMATHEDVDTTTLRRALFNYVHCMYGIRYDDYDYGEVNQLLERSLKVYIKTVTCYPERTTKRMYDSYWRQFKHSEKVHVNLLLMEARMQAELLYALRAITRHLT, translated from the exons ATGCCATTAAATTTCAAAATGACACAGCTTTGt gaaaaaagagtCCAAGTCTCTCCACCGTTAACAAGAGGACCAAGTGCCTTTATACCAGAGAATGAG GTGATGCAAGCAAATGGTTTGGATGAACGTACTAATCTTCTTGTGGAGGAATACTCTACATCTGGTCGCCTGGACAACATCACACAGGTCATGAGTATCCACACGCAGTACCTGGAGTCTTTCCTCCGCAGCCAGTTCTACATGCTGCGCATGGATGGGCCCCTTCCTTTGCCATATAGGCACTACATTGCTATAATG GCCGCTGCCAGACATCAGTGTTCCTACCTAATAAATATGCACGTTGATGAGTTTTTGAAGACTGGTGGGATCGCGGAATGGTTGAACGGTTTAGAATACATTCCCCAAAGGCTGAAAAATCTGAACGAAATAAACAAACTCCTTGCACACCGGCCCTGGCTGATCACGAAAGAGCACATTCAG aAACTTGTCAAGACTGGGGAAAATAATTGGTCTCTTCCTGAACTGGTGCATGCTGTTGTCCTGTTGGCACATTATCATGCCTTGGCAAGTTTTGTATTTGGTAGTGGCATTAATCCAGAGAGAGATCCGGATACATCTAATGGAGTCAGACTTATAGCAGTCAACAACTTCTGTGTCTGTGATCTTGCCAATGACAACAACATAGAAAATGCATCCCTCACAAGTAGCAACTTTGGG ATTGCAGATTCCCTAAGTGAGCTGGAGGCCTTGATGGAGAGGATGAAGAGGCTGCAAGAAgataaagaagatgaagaagccTCTCAGGAAGAAATGGACACTCGCTttgagaaggagaagaaggagagtCTGCTGGTAATTAGTGGAG catttgATGATGAAATAGTTTCTACGGATGTCTCCCGCTACGTTGAAGATCCTGGGTTTGGGTACAAAGACTTTGCACGGCGAGGAGAAGACCATCTGCCAACATTCAGAGCTCAG gaTTATACTTGGGAAAATCATGGCTTTTCCCTTGTAAACAGGCTTTATTCTGATATTGGGCATCTCCTTGATGAAAAGTTCCGGATGGTGTATAACCTCACCTATAACACTATGGCAACACATGAAGATGTTGATACAACTACTTTAAGAAGAGCTTTATTTAACTATGTCCACTGTATGTATGGAATCAG GTATGATGACTATGATTATGGAGAAGTTAATCAGCTACTTGAACGCAGCCTGAAGGTTTACATAAAGACAGTGACCTGCTACCCGGAGAGAACTACCAAGCGCATGTACGATAGTTACTGGCGTCAGTTCAAGCACTCGGAGAAG GTTCACGTCAATCTACTTCTAATGGAAGCTCGTATGCAAGCAGAACTTCTGTACGCCCTCCGTGCCATAACTCGTCACTTAACCTGA
- the SESN3 gene encoding sestrin-3 isoform X3 yields MNRIGAGSIGGGGSAASAAGQYRVCGNCRKVPRQEKRVQVSPPLTRGPSAFIPENEVMQANGLDERTNLLVEEYSTSGRLDNITQVMSIHTQYLESFLRSQFYMLRMDGPLPLPYRHYIAIMAAARHQCSYLINMHVDEFLKTGGIAEWLNGLEYIPQRLKNLNEINKLLAHRPWLITKEHIQIADSLSELEALMERMKRLQEDKEDEEASQEEMDTRFEKEKKESLLVISGAFDDEIVSTDVSRYVEDPGFGYKDFARRGEDHLPTFRAQDYTWENHGFSLVNRLYSDIGHLLDEKFRMVYNLTYNTMATHEDVDTTTLRRALFNYVHCMYGIRYDDYDYGEVNQLLERSLKVYIKTVTCYPERTTKRMYDSYWRQFKHSEKVHVNLLLMEARMQAELLYALRAITRHLT; encoded by the exons gaaaaaagagtCCAAGTCTCTCCACCGTTAACAAGAGGACCAAGTGCCTTTATACCAGAGAATGAG GTGATGCAAGCAAATGGTTTGGATGAACGTACTAATCTTCTTGTGGAGGAATACTCTACATCTGGTCGCCTGGACAACATCACACAGGTCATGAGTATCCACACGCAGTACCTGGAGTCTTTCCTCCGCAGCCAGTTCTACATGCTGCGCATGGATGGGCCCCTTCCTTTGCCATATAGGCACTACATTGCTATAATG GCCGCTGCCAGACATCAGTGTTCCTACCTAATAAATATGCACGTTGATGAGTTTTTGAAGACTGGTGGGATCGCGGAATGGTTGAACGGTTTAGAATACATTCCCCAAAGGCTGAAAAATCTGAACGAAATAAACAAACTCCTTGCACACCGGCCCTGGCTGATCACGAAAGAGCACATTCAG ATTGCAGATTCCCTAAGTGAGCTGGAGGCCTTGATGGAGAGGATGAAGAGGCTGCAAGAAgataaagaagatgaagaagccTCTCAGGAAGAAATGGACACTCGCTttgagaaggagaagaaggagagtCTGCTGGTAATTAGTGGAG catttgATGATGAAATAGTTTCTACGGATGTCTCCCGCTACGTTGAAGATCCTGGGTTTGGGTACAAAGACTTTGCACGGCGAGGAGAAGACCATCTGCCAACATTCAGAGCTCAG gaTTATACTTGGGAAAATCATGGCTTTTCCCTTGTAAACAGGCTTTATTCTGATATTGGGCATCTCCTTGATGAAAAGTTCCGGATGGTGTATAACCTCACCTATAACACTATGGCAACACATGAAGATGTTGATACAACTACTTTAAGAAGAGCTTTATTTAACTATGTCCACTGTATGTATGGAATCAG GTATGATGACTATGATTATGGAGAAGTTAATCAGCTACTTGAACGCAGCCTGAAGGTTTACATAAAGACAGTGACCTGCTACCCGGAGAGAACTACCAAGCGCATGTACGATAGTTACTGGCGTCAGTTCAAGCACTCGGAGAAG GTTCACGTCAATCTACTTCTAATGGAAGCTCGTATGCAAGCAGAACTTCTGTACGCCCTCCGTGCCATAACTCGTCACTTAACCTGA